The following is a genomic window from Nitrososphaerota archaeon.
AAAATACAATGCAAATGTTCATAGAGCTGTATATACTTTAAGTCAAGAATCAACTAGATTATATGAAGAAGCACATTATGAAGTAGCTAAATTCATTAATGCTAAAAGTTATGAAGAAATAATTTTTGTAAAAAATACAACTGAAGCAATAAATTTTGTTGCTTATACTATGGGCTTAAAGAAACTGAAAAAAGGAGATGAAGTAATAGTCACTTTAATGGATCATCATAGTAATATAATTCCATGGATTCTGCTTGAAAAAATTAAAGGGATTAAAGTTAAATATGTTGGAGTAAATCCTAATGGAACTTTAAGATATAATGATTTTGAAGAATTAATAAATAATAGAACAAAAATTATAAGCTTTCCACATATTTCAAACGTTTTAGGAACAATAAATGATGCTAAATACATTTCAAAAATAGCTCATGAAAATAATGCTTTAGTCGTTCTTGATGCTGCTCAATCTGTTCCACATATACCATTTGATGTCAAAGAAATAGATTGCGATTTTGCTGCATTTAGTGGCCATAAAATGCTTGGGCCAACAGGTATTGGAGTACTATATGCAAAAAGAGAAATTATAGAAGATATGGAACCATTCATTGGAGGAGGGGATACAATATATAATGTTGTTTTTAATGAGAAAAAGAAAAAATGCGATATTGAATGGAATGATTTACCATGGAGATTTGAGGGTGGGACTCAAAATATTGCTGGAGGGATAGGTTTAATGGAAGCAATAAGATATTTAAAAAGAATTGGAATGGAAAAAGTTAAATTGTATGAAAGAGAAATAACAGAATATGCATTGAAAAGAATGGAAAATGAATTGGAAAAAACAATCATTTATGGAATAAAGAATATGGAAAAGAAAAGTGGAATAATTGCTTTTAATATAAATAATTTCGACTCAAATGAAGTTGCTTTAATTCTTGATCAATATGGTATTGCTATTAGAAGTGGTTTTCATTGTGCTCAACCATTGCATAATTCTTTAAATATCCCATCTTCTGCAAGAATAAGTTTCTATATTTATAATACTAAAGATGAAATAGATAAAATGATAGAGATACTAAAAGAAATTGAAAAATTAAGTGAAAGATAAATGTCAATAAAAGATTATATTTATCAAATAAATGAATCTTGCGGAAAACATAGAAATTTTATAATACTCTTAAGGTCAAATAAAAGAGACGAAGCAATTAAAAAAATATTATCAAAAACTGAAGAGAAAATTTTCGACTCACCATTATTTATAAAAATAAAAATAAAAGGTAAAGAAGTTAATATTTACAGAACAGGCAAGGTTCTTATAAAGGATATAGAAGGAAAAGAAGAATTAGAGAAATTTCTTAAAGAAGTATTAATAGATTAAATTTTAATAATTATTTACTCTTATTCCATAAATTTCAAAAAGGAGTTTAGCACAAGCTTCATAATGTTTTTTAGCTTTTTCGTATGCTATAGGTGCATAATCTTTAAAATATTCCGCATCTAATCCTTTTTCATATCCATAACCAGCTAATCCTCTTATTTCTGCAAGTTCAGAAATATTATTAGCAAGTTCATCAAGAATAGACAGAAACCATGTTGGAATATTCTTTATTTTAGATATTTGTTTAAAAGCAATACTTACATCATGTTCTCTCGGATATTCTATTCCAAGTGCTATTAAGACAGCTTTAGATGATTGTTCAACAGCCATTTGTGAAGAATAAACTACATCATCCCATCTTTTATCTTCTAATGCTCTAAATGCACCTTTTAACCATCTACTACTTCTTTTTAAAGCAAATGTAGCAAGATCAATGTTTGTTGTGCTATTCAAATGCTATAACCTCTCCAGCTTTTATATCTTTTAAAATCCAATAGAATTTACGATTAGGAAGTACAATTCTTATAGAGCCCATTTCTTCTAATTTTTTCCTTAAAGTTTCAAGTATTTGAGTTAAAAAATTATTTTTATCATAAAGGATTATTCCATCAATTACTGCATCTAAATATATTCTATTAAATTTCTTGGCTTCCTCTTTACTTATTGGATAATTTTGAATTATTGGCCAATAACCAGCTTTTAAAGCTTCTAAATATTCTAAACTTTCTTCAAGTTCTCTTTTTGCTTTTCTAAGTTCTTCAATTCTATTCCAAATAGGCTTATTATTCCAACCATCAGCTATTATAAGTATATCTATATCGCTATTTTTATCCCAATCTCCTCTAGCTATGGAGCCAAAAAGCATAATGCTTATCAACCTTTCTTCTAAATAATTGTTAATTATTTCACAATACTTCCTAATTACTGGAGCAAAATATGTATGTGGTATTCTTTCTATGTTTTTAACTTCAAATTCTGAGAAATGTAAAGTTTTGTTTAACCTTTCTAATATTTCACTTACTTCAAGACCCTTTTTTGTTAACTCATAATTCCCATTTTTATCTTCTATTAACTCTAAATGCTTAAGTTTTCTTAACTTAATTGCAAGTGTTCTAGGATTTTTAATAATAGATTTAAGATCTTTAAACCTAGCTATTTTTTCTCTTCTTAATAAAAGGAGGATTTTGAAAGATATTTCATCAAACATTCTTTAAATTAAGTATACTTAATTATATTTAAAGTTTACTTTTTTATACTATAAGTTCATTTAAATTATTAAAAAATTATGAAAATTAAAAAAGTTTTTTTAGATATTTAAAAGAACCTTAATTATTTGACAATAAATCAAATTTCTTATTATTCTAATAAAAGCTTAGTAAAATTTATGTATTTCTTTACTTTTTTATTTAATATAATAAAAAAATAATAAAAAATTCTGAGCATCGTTGGCCAATGTTTAAGCATGATCCTCAACATACTGGAAGAACTCCGTATTCTGGAGCTCAAAAATCCAATATTAGTAATGGGAATTTAAATAAGAAAGTTATCCTTTAAATAATTTATAAAGAAATTTTTAAGTATTAAGAATGTAAGAAAAGTTAAAAAGCTAA
Proteins encoded in this region:
- a CDS encoding cysteine desulfurase, whose protein sequence is MYLDPLKIREDFPIFKREINGHPLIYLDNAATTQKPIQVINAIKDYYEKYNANVHRAVYTLSQESTRLYEEAHYEVAKFINAKSYEEIIFVKNTTEAINFVAYTMGLKKLKKGDEVIVTLMDHHSNIIPWILLEKIKGIKVKYVGVNPNGTLRYNDFEELINNRTKIISFPHISNVLGTINDAKYISKIAHENNALVVLDAAQSVPHIPFDVKEIDCDFAAFSGHKMLGPTGIGVLYAKREIIEDMEPFIGGGDTIYNVVFNEKKKKCDIEWNDLPWRFEGGTQNIAGGIGLMEAIRYLKRIGMEKVKLYEREITEYALKRMENELEKTIIYGIKNMEKKSGIIAFNINNFDSNEVALILDQYGIAIRSGFHCAQPLHNSLNIPSSARISFYIYNTKDEIDKMIEILKEIEKLSER
- a CDS encoding HEPN domain-containing protein is translated as MNSTTNIDLATFALKRSSRWLKGAFRALEDKRWDDVVYSSQMAVEQSSKAVLIALGIEYPREHDVSIAFKQISKIKNIPTWFLSILDELANNISELAEIRGLAGYGYEKGLDAEYFKDYAPIAYEKAKKHYEACAKLLFEIYGIRVNNY
- a CDS encoding nucleotidyltransferase domain-containing protein, with amino-acid sequence MFDEISFKILLLLRREKIARFKDLKSIIKNPRTLAIKLRKLKHLELIEDKNGNYELTKKGLEVSEILERLNKTLHFSEFEVKNIERIPHTYFAPVIRKYCEIINNYLEERLISIMLFGSIARGDWDKNSDIDILIIADGWNNKPIWNRIEELRKAKRELEESLEYLEALKAGYWPIIQNYPISKEEAKKFNRIYLDAVIDGIILYDKNNFLTQILETLRKKLEEMGSIRIVLPNRKFYWILKDIKAGEVIAFE